The nucleotide window TCGGCGATCTTCCCGCCCAACGGATTCAACTGCCGCTGCCGCGTAGTTGCGTTGAGTGAGGCGGCCGTCAAGCGCCGGGGCCTGACCGTCGTATCGAGCGCGGGGCGGTCGTTCACCGAAACCGTCGAGACTGGAACGGACAAGCGCACCGGCGAAATCAGAAAGGCCACGGTCACCGGCCTTCGCACCACCGATGCCGAAGGCCGGGCTATCACCTTCCGCACAGATCCGGGCTTCAATCACGCGCCAGGCACTGGCCTGGTCGAGGCGTTGAAACGCAAAGAGGCGGCCGCTTAGGAGGCGCACCATGTTCACCGTTGAAATGGATCACCAGCGTCTGCAGGACGCTTTGCGGAAAGTTGAGTGGGCCGTCGGAGATCTCGCACCGCTGATGCGCAGCACTGCCACCGAGTTGCTGAGCCAGACAGAAGAAAACTTCGAAAGTGAGGGGCGGCCCGACTGGACTGACCTATCCGATACCACGACGGAGCGACGGGAAAAAAGCGGCAACTGGCCCGGTCAGATATTGCAGATCAGTGCGGCGGGGCTGGCGGCCTCGGTCATCAGCCTTGCAACCGACAGCTCCGCGCTAGTCGGCAGTAACAAATCCTATGCGGCGATGATGCACTTCGGCGGGGAAAAATCGGAGTTCCCGCACCTGTGGGGTGATATTCCGAGCCGGCCGTGGTTGCCTATGGACGCCGAGGGTGTCATCCAGCCTGA belongs to Pseudomonas sp. B21-015 and includes:
- a CDS encoding phage virion morphogenesis protein, giving the protein MFTVEMDHQRLQDALRKVEWAVGDLAPLMRSTATELLSQTEENFESEGRPDWTDLSDTTTERREKSGNWPGQILQISAAGLAASVISLATDSSALVGSNKSYAAMMHFGGEKSEFPHLWGDIPSRPWLPMDAEGVIQPEAEEAILGLALRHLEKAARL